Proteins from a genomic interval of Plasmodium reichenowi strain SY57 chromosome 13, whole genome shotgun sequence:
- a CDS encoding hypothetical protein (conserved Plasmodium protein, unknown function) yields MRVSNLIVFLKNGKVNKRGKQNPPCFLFLWNRYESTRVVSKKEEASKNESNYNINNKECSENKNKYESTEICPYFEEKKNGNINKNDSYIKMSKELNENLKQPNFSSKTYDILKYYDDNKNIIRTTRYILKEHINYNIYIKELNMFYNYFYNAYPFFITKYVNYIKEQILLNYNDNMKINTFFSNYKNNENIKTFLSLFHYFNDKNNLFINNNNNNIQKVILKSLHCPNNVTQFLRGLKDNIYFINNKNKKDLLQIKKMFCEKIIECIDNINDINKKIEILLYLSNICDNDKTYDFPYIIHINKKIEQIYEELNKKNKKTVEDQYMMFLLYKEYLSSKNEKYGKMEIKNFLSQELSFYNFLKNENINICLLSLIYRDLSFLNNYEIKYVLMNLVYSKISNSEFFLYSSKEDFLNNKKIKSHVLFNEHNNSININENNISQKENYKLNDDDNNNNNMNNNMNNNMNNNMNNQINHNNNMLNSGIRNFFANSLLRNNFFASLKNEDMTHSSNILNYYSHNVNNTNIHNYVFYNILTSIIQLNESQKRSFDVILLNKMKLFLLHNQKHNHYHLIPYILKIKENVDHMNNFLFMNNIFLIKYVLKYKHIFSKNLYLYILNVFCNTIQMIKKCDNFTDINKRNISLLNDCKKIINYFINEIYYSINLYTLKEFIQFVNLLHKFPSNFTFEIKNNIYLQNGNKMETINKCNIYNNNNNNNNNNNNIMDITNILHFNEEYINNKFDNNNIKIDNNIIDKNLNIESDINDNKNIINSNIRDKQNNVLYSSILNKNNFKTKKKNTHSIINKDDFIILISLSIFNEINEEFIFKIKEKENDILKNNNIQHQYQIYEYIIQNHFIPFVNNTSNYLHLLNQKYDENTREQIMNYFIIFTYINQLDISEICSLVNIIHKINKFQSFIDFYISKHVQKMLNEKWEHIIYSKRSAKKKDLVNYEFDENYLDEYISRMNIEKSINKVENINNVDNTNNGDNTNNGDKTNSVSQNEPVLSSHFEQINLNTHFMYTSNFEKYYYDYDMNTSIINLFILLNEKSQTRNMLATFLPYIDYKKINIFKINLNKFFSSSFINNEANKQKENIIKVEALNERYKDKLKKINNLNTFQLDNNNDTICNNNNYYNSSCGNYINILNGLFGDTFNINKNEHNQNINNNYEEYTLNHPVIYNILQSRLKYNINLKNYLENNEKDTSNEEIKQFMKQEMLSLQNITSLINYINNIKENDPNYDINHNIMNNINNFNNTNCVNNNDNNNYSSMHMDLLNLALKNLIFCKNDIVDIKSYRMISNVLLNINNIYQKIYISSKYSYLNILIMYYIKRMERFLPFFNLQDYLQILQIYIKYNLSKIYMKYLYILNNELNKINIKNINYPFVHIILYFYFKLNYINETFVFKLLNHYISSLNQQQHYMDSSIIRNLIKTNDVLINLCVKNKDVLYFNYMILQKYGNFKDNLELEENVEMDQKNNAVLEQNNMDHINEHITSAIKINDNSSSTNDTPSSFQSKEQKEQNINKNHLENNTNNNNNNNENSHYMEQNNENTINYNSYTMHYKNLEGNQNESTTYEEIDNSPYSTSDINYNSNKINKINNANNSVQKNIVTSKFELSLNQKLNIIYFLCKFHFYNETIKKFYLQVINECINNKNSNINDEDYCKLYEIYVQVILNFYFLSFNKNNKYINYILSNLPCYYWYKREEDKLNFFISSKEYNNIYHILKLVNLPFLVPTLTEIYFIHFFNDSKKDNYNNHIPNNCLHYYQKYNLLIDDIKNKNIAILCVPEENELRDGNNSKRILMNESYYIYENIKKTYATSLLFLSEWKGLSTEGKCDYILKVIHSAVNN; encoded by the coding sequence ATGAGAGTATCAAATTTAATTGTTTTTCTCAAAAATGGAAAAGTAAATAAAAGAGGAAAACAAAATCCCCCgtgttttttatttttgtgGAACAGGTATGAAAGTACAAGGGTAGTTTCAAAAAAAGAGGAAGCCTCAAAAAATGAAAGTAactataatataaataataaagaatgtagtgaaaataagaataaatacGAGAGTACTGAAATATGTCCTTATTTtgaagaaaagaaaaatgggaatataaataaaaatgatagttatataaaaatgagtaaagaattaaatgaaaatcTAAAACAACCTAATTTTAGTAGTAAGacatatgatatattaaaatattatgatgataataagaatataataagaacaactagatatatattaaaagaacatattaattataatatatatattaaagaattaaatatgttttataattatttttacaatgcttatcctttttttataacaaaatatgtaaattatattaaagaacaaatattattgaactataatgataatatgaaaataaatacattttttagtaattataaaaataatgaaaatataaaaacgTTTTTGTCcttatttcattattttaatgataagaataatctatttataaataataataataataatatacaaaaagTTATTTTAAAAAGCTTACATTGTCCAAATAATGTTACACAATTTTTAAGAGGattaaaagataatatatattttattaataataagaataaaaaggatttattacaaataaagaaaatgttttgtgaaaaaataatagaatgtattgataatattaatgatataaataaaaaaatagaaatcttattatatctttctaatatatgtgataatgataaaacatatgattttccatatattatacatattaataaaaaaatagaacaaatttatgaagaattaaacaagaaaaataaaaaaacgGTAGAAGATCAATATATGAtgttcttattatataaagaatatcTTTCATCAaagaatgaaaaatatggtaaaatggaaataaaaaattttctttctcaagaattatcattttataactttctaaaaaatgaaaatattaatatatgtttacTAAGTTTAATATATCGTGATTTGtcctttttaaataattatgaaattaaatatgttttGATGAATTTAGTGTACTCAAAAATAAGTAATTCAgaattttttctttattccTCTAAAGAggattttttaaataataaaaaaatcaaGAGTCATGTCCTATTCAatgaacataataatagcataaatataaatgaaaataatatatcacaaaaggaaaattataaattaaacgatgatgataataataataataatatgaataataatatgaataataatatgaataataatatgaataaccaaattaatcataataataatatgttaaataGTGGAATTCGTAATTTCTTTGCGAACTCTTTGTTGAGAAATAATTTCTTTGCCTCTCTTAAAAATGAAGACATGACACATTcatcaaatatattaaattattattctcataatgtaaataatacaaatatacataactacgttttttataatatactCACTTCTATTATACAATTAAATGAATCACAGAAAAGATCGTTTGATGTAATTTtgttaaataaaatgaaattatttttattacataacCAAAAACATAATCATTATCATCTAAttccatatattttaaagattaaagaaaatgtagatcatatgaataacttcttatttatgaataatatatttttaataaaatatgtgttaaaatataaacatatattttcaaagaatttatatttatatatacttaatGTTTTTTGTAATACAATTCAAATGATTAAGAAGTGCGATAATTTTAcagatataaataaaagaaatataagcttattaaatgattgtaaaaaaattattaattattttataaatgaaatatattattctataaatctatatacattaaaagaatttatACAATTCGTTAATTTGTTGCATAAATTCCCTTCAAACTTTACATTcgaaattaaaaataatatatatcttcaAAATGGGAATAAAATGGAAactataaataaatgtaatatatataataataataataataataataataataataataatataatggatataacaaatattttacattttaatgaagaatatataaataacaaatttgataataataatatcaaaattgataataatataatagatAAAAATCTAAACATAGAATCagatataaatgataataaaaatataattaattctAACATTAGagataaacaaaataatgttTTATACTCTTCAAttttaaacaaaaataactttaaaacaaaaaaaaaaaatacacactctattattaataaagatgattttattatacTAATATCATTATCAATTTTTAACGAAATTAATGAGGAatttatattcaaaattaaagaaaaagaaaatgatatacttaaaaataacaatatacAACATCAATatcaaatatatgaatatataattcagaatcattttattccctttgttaataatacttcaaattatcttcatttattaaatcaaaaatatgatgaaaatacAAGAGAGCAAATTATGAActattttatcatatttacatatattaacCAATTGGATATATCAGAAATATGTTCACtagtaaatataatacataaaataaataaattcCAATCTTTCATAGACTTTTACATATCTAAACATGTACAAAAAATGCTCAATGAAAAATGGgaacatataatatattccaAAAGAAGTGCGAAGAAAAAAGATTTGGTTAATTATGAATTTGATGAAAATTATTTGGACGAATATATAAGTAGAATGAATATTGAGaaaagtataaataaagtggaaaatataaacaatgTGGACAACACAAACAATGGAGACAACACAAACAATGGAGACAAAACAAATAGTGTGAGTCAGAATGAACCTGTTTTATCCTCCCATTTTGAGcaaattaatttaaatacaCATTTTATGTACACGTCCAActttgaaaaatattattatgattatgaCATGAACACAAGTATTATTAActtgttcatattattaaatgaaaaaagcCAAACTAGAAATATGCTTGCAACATTTTTACCTTACATagattataaaaaaattaatatttttaaaattaatttaaataaatttttttcttcatcttttataaataatgaagcAAATAAGcaaaaggaaaatattataaaggTTGAAGCGTTAAATGAACGATATAAGGAcaaattaaagaaaattaataatttgaaCACCTTCCAattagataataataatgatacCATATgcaataataataattattacaataGTAGTTGTggaaattatattaatatattgaatGGGTTATTTGGTGatacttttaatataaacaaaaatgaacataaccaaaatattaataataattatgaagaATATACACTTAATCATCCtgtcatatataatattctaCAAAGTCGACTAAAGTATAATATCaatttgaaaaattatttagaaaataatgagAAGGACACTTcaaatgaagaaataaaacAATTCATGAAGCAAGAAATGTTATcattacaaaatataacaagtttgataaattatataaataatataaaagaaaatgatcccaattatgatattaaccataatattatgaataatataaacaattttaataatacgaattgtgttaataataatgataacaaTAATTATTCTTCTATGCATATGgatcttttaaatttagCCTTAAAGAATCtcattttttgtaaaaatgATATTGTTGATATTAAGAGCTATAGAATGATATCTAATGtgttattaaatataaataatatttatcaaaaaatatatatatcatcaaaatattcatatttaaatatacttataatgtattatattaaacGTATGGAAAGGTTTTTACCCTTTTTTAACTTGCAAGATtatttacaaatattacaaatatatataaaatataatttatctaaaatctatatgaaatatttatatattttaaataatgaattaaataaaataaatataaaaaatattaattatccttttgttcatatcatcttatatttctatttcaaattaaattatataaatgaaacCTTTGTATTTAAATTACTAAATCATTATATCTCTTCATTAAACCAACAACAACATTATATGGATTCATCCATTATACGTAATCTAATAAAAACTAATGATGTCttaattaatttatgtGTAAAAAACAAGGATGTactttattttaattatatgattttacaaaaatatgGTAATTTTAAGGATAATTTAGAATTAGAGGAGAATGTAGAAATGGACCAAAAGAATAATGCAGTACttgaacaaaataatatggacCATATAAATGAACATATTACATCGGcaattaaaataaatgataatagCTCAAGTACAAATGATACACCATCATCTTTTCAGTCTAAGGAACAgaaagaacaaaatataaataagaacCATTTAGAAAAcaatacaaataataataataataataatgaaaattcTCATTATATGgaacaaaataatgaaaatacaATAAACTATAATTCCTACACAATGCATTATAAAAACTTGGAAGGAAATCAAAACGAATCTACTACTTACGAAGAAATAGATAATTCTCCTTATAGTACAAGTgatattaattataattccaataaaattaataaaatcaaTAATGCAAATAATAGTGTTCAGAAAAATATTGTTACATCTAAATTCGAATTATCATTAAACCagaaattaaatattatatattttctttgtaaatttcatttttataatgaaacaataaaaaagttTTATTTGCAAGTAATAAACgaatgtataaataataaaaattctAACATCAATGATGAAGATTAttgtaaattatatgaaatttATGTACAAGTTATACtcaatttttattttctttcattcaataaaaataataaatatattaattatatctTAAGCAATTTACCATGTTATTATTGGTACAAAAGGGAAGaaga